The DNA segment CAATTCAAACATCCgtaacaaccaattatccatgtgtaagcactaacaagcaaatatattcaacaagcaatcaggggtttggaatgaatacaaaggtaagcacatctgtactttgaaatcatggatgcaaatatcagaggaagaggcagaattgtcagaatgagaggaggtggacaagggagaggcaAAGGAAGagtaagaagaacaacaatctcaaatgagatccatgccacactatgacagaaatccctatgacagaacaaccttctccaagacatggaagaagcttgtggggacattgctctGGAGTCTTGTCAGGGATGGCTCAGGTTTTCAAGGGCAtttttccctgctgtttggctagagaaaacattgcctttgatgttgaggaaaatctctggcctgTCCCTGGTCAGAGACAGGATACTGACTAAGAATGAACAGTATTGTAGCGTACTCAAGCCCTGTTACCCAGGTAACAATGATTTGTTTATatttccccaaattacaatttacagcaatgAATTTGTGTTGCTGAATACGTAccagtactactatttgtatactgtgaccactacagtaacaagagctcaaaatgcaattgctgtataatgtaaatagaaaacaaacagcatgtaagaaggacaattgcagtatTTGTGAAttttatgatttacatcatatcaaactcatgaggtggaacatatctaaaattcagggacacgttatagtcaatggttcttgaaaacctttttataatagtgttttcaattacccccagcagtgtgtaaagggtattcagaaggttgaatttgtgtgtattttgaatgcaaagttaggtttatacgacagataatatggttttgactacagtgtttgattttgggtcaaaagtcaagggtttggccaaaactgTGTAAGTaggaagatgtgtgtttagagtttggagaagacacagtacacattcaagaaatgtgtcttaacaattgagaaaaacggTAATATAATCAACTGACTGGCAAGTTAAATGCATTTTATTTACTTAATATCCTAACTATTTTTGGAAAGCTTTACACTAAGATATAAGAGGCCGGAAACGTCACGTGACATATATGGTTGGTGATGCTGCAGCCCTTCAAAGGCGAgttacgacccccccccccactcctcctgacGAAAAGTTCACGAGCAAGGATGGTGACTTCACCGTGGATGTAGTCGCTATCCTGATTTCAGTGTTTATATGATCAGCATCGCGTTCATCAATAAGTTTCATTTTAAGAGGACGTTCCTGAGAGGAAAATGTATTTCTCTAGATGTAAAGTTGGATTATTCCCTCTGGGAGATGATTTGATTCCATCGAGTGAATTTGGAGCTTTTTGGATTATTTATTTTGGTGCAATACAAACTACTTGCTGCTCTTTTTGACCAGGAGGGGTAACCTATTATTTGACCACCACTGAAGGAATGATGTCCGAGAGAAGATGTGTAGCAGCCGGAAGATCATCTGGAGTTTGGTGGCGCTCTCGGTTTTGGAGATGGGACTCGGTGCGTCCAGTATCATCCTCGGTGTGGTTGGCATCATCCGAATCCCAAAGGCAACTCAACTGCAGTTGGGAGATGGATCGCCTTTATGGAGTGGAATTTGTGTACGTGAAACAAACTGTTTATTGTTAAAATCTTTCAATGTGTTCGGGGATTGATTCAATTCTCATGTTTTACTTGTTTGCTTTGCAGTTCCTCgtctgtggtctgtgtggggtgTTATGTGCAAAGAAGAGGTCAGGATTGATTGTAAGTAGTTTTAACTTTAGCTAACTTCGATACTAAAAGTCCACTCAACTCGCACTAAAAAAGGTTGCTATACAAACATTTGTACAACAGAAGACCGAAAACATTTAGCAGATAGTTCAATTTTCTGAGTAAAAGGATGGATAGAGACcagtctttctttctcacattATGACCTGAAAACTATTTTCAACTATACAGCATCATCTTTTAAAAAGCCTCAACATCATTTCTCCATGTGTGCCTTCCTCCATCTGCCAGATGATCCTGTTCTCAGCCTGCTGCATCTGTGGACTCATCGGTGGGATCCTGAACGTCCAATTTGTACGAGCTGCGGCCAGACGTCCCGACGCCCTGCCATCGCTCCACCTGGCGTGTGTGGTCCTCGCTTGCCTGGGCATTGGAGGCTGCATCCTGTTCACCTGGCTCACCTGCCGGCTGGCCAGCAGCGAGCAGCAGAGGATGTTTCTGGAGAGGGAAGTCTCACTGCACCACTCTCACGAGATGAGCGACAAGGTGAGGTCCACACTGCAACAGTGCCTCTATGTAGCCAAGGGCTTAGGTTTCGTGTTAACATTAGTGAAGAAAAACGTTTTTATTAATTATTACCCTGTGCTAACACTTCCGCTGCCCACCGTTAATTATTGGTGGAGATATTTCACTGATCTCTGGACATAGATAGGGACATGTCCGCCCCTAAACCTACCCCTTTGTTTATAGCTACAGTAGGATCACATCTGCATGGTGCACCGTGTTTTGACTGGAAATATCCAGAAGTGGAGCACCAGAAATCAAAAGGGAGGGACTGTACTGTGGGACCATCTATTCCGAGCAACTTTGTCGGTTACTGCTCCTGTTTATTGTGTTCCTCCAGGATCAGTATTCCGAGAGGTCAAGCATTCCCCAGATCTCCTTCAACGGCAAGTCCTCACCATCCTGATGAAGAAGCCACCAGGAATTAACTATATTAGCAGCATGTATGGATCTAGCATCAAGGATTGTCAATCTATTGACAGATGCTGGCGGTATTTTGGGTCTTGAAAGATGCATTCGAATAGCGTCCTACGTCTGAGGTTTTGAAGCACAGGGAGATATGGCTATGGGTCCATGGAAAATGACCATAGCAAACTCAGAGATTCTAGAAGTTGACGACGTGAGGTGGAGAAAAGAGTTCAGTCAGTCATGCAGAGTCATGTTTCAGTACAGTTCTGTGAAGTAATTTACAGTCATATATTTCAGTGAATGCATGCATGTCAATGTAACAGATTACTTTACGGATAAAAATAGTGGACTAGATGAAGCTGAACCTCAAAGGTGACTCCCTATAGACTCTAAAATCCAGACCTTGTATATGCCTATTTTAAAACAATGGAAGACCTACATTCTCAGTGATCTAAGGAGCTGAACCTTATTCTTATACAACGTATGACATACCTCAAGTGGCTTTGCATTTTTGTGTGCACGAATGTACTGTAAAAAATGAAAAGGAGGATACCTGTCAATCATGTGTTCTTCAATTGTATTTTACAGTCTGTGGTGGGTTTTTATTTGAAAATGTCAACAAAAACTACAATAAACCCACTCACTCATTACTTCTACATCAGATACTGTATGTTCTATCTGCATTTTTGCAGATGTGCAATCCATACAAATGTGTGGTTACAAATGTAGAGTACACTTCAGAGTCAGATCACTAGATGGAGCCATATGTCTCTTGTTTACGTAACAAAAACCGCTAAGGAATGTTATAAAATCTGACAACGGTTTGGGAGTGAAATTGTAAACTGACTTGTGCACTCTTGGGTTAAGCTCAGAGTAAAAATACCCAGTAGTATTCAGAGACGTGTCCTCTGAGGCAAGGCAGAGCCAACCAAGGAAAGAGATATTCCATGAAGTGATGTTTATGTAGTCCCTAACTGCCTCATCCATGGCTAAGTGAGAATACAGATAGTGTCTGGGGGAGCCCTTGACAGCGGCCAGGACTTCATGTGGAGTGAGACTCTACCAAGGA comes from the Osmerus eperlanus chromosome 7, fOsmEpe2.1, whole genome shotgun sequence genome and includes:
- the tmem196b gene encoding transmembrane protein 196 isoform X2 translates to MCSSRKIIWSLVALSVLEMGLGASSIILGVVGIIRIPKATQLQLGDGSPLWSGICFLVCGLCGVLCAKKRSGLIMILFSACCICGLIGGILNVQFVRAAARRPDALPSLHLACVVLACLGIGGCILFTWLTCRLASSEQQRMFLEREVSLHHSHEMSDKLQ
- the tmem196b gene encoding transmembrane protein 196 isoform X1, with the translated sequence MCSSRKIIWSLVALSVLEMGLGASSIILGVVGIIRIPKATQLQLGDGSPLWSGICFLVCGLCGVLCAKKRSGLIMILFSACCICGLIGGILNVQFVRAAARRPDALPSLHLACVVLACLGIGGCILFTWLTCRLASSEQQRMFLEREVSLHHSHEMSDKDQYSERSSIPQISFNGKSSPS